The sequence ATAAAAACCTCAGAATTTCTGAGGTTTTCTAACATTTAATCTATCAATTAAAAAATCATTTTATTTTAAACTTCCCACCATATCTTCCGGTTTTACCCACTCGTCAAATTGCTCGGCGGTTAAAAGTCCCAGATTTACGGCTTCTTCTTTTAAAGTAGTTCCGTTCTTGTGGGCGGTTTTTGCGATTTTTGCTGCATTTTCGTAACCTATATGAGTGTTCAAAGCAGTTACCAGCATCAAAGATTTATCAACCAGTTCTTTGATTCTTTCATGATTTGGCTCAATTCCCACTGCACAATGGTCGTTAAACGAGATGCAAGCATCAGCAATTAATTGAGCAGATTGTAAGAAATTGTAAGCCATCACAGGTTTGAAAACGTTCAATTCATAATTTCCCTGAGTTCCTGCAAATGAGATCGTTGTATCATTTCCTAACACCTGAGCGCAAACCATTGTCATCGCTTCATTTTGTGTAGGATTTACTTTTCCCGGCATGATAGATGAACCTGGTTCGTTTTCCGGAATATGAATTTCCCCGATCCCCGAACGTGGCCCTGAAGCCAGTAATCTAATGTCTTGAGCAATTTTATATAAAGAAACAGCCAGTTGCTTCAATGCTCCGTGTGATTCTACGATAGCGTCATGAGCGGCCAAAGCCTCAAATTTATTTTCTGCGGTTACAAAAGGAAGGTTGGTAAATTTTGCAATATATTCGGCAACTTTTACATCATACCCTTGAGGAGTGTTCAATCCTGTTCCTACTGCAGTTCCTCCCAAAGCAAGTTCTGAAAGGTGAGGCAACGTGTTTTTTAAGGCTCTCAATCCAAATTCCAACTGAGCCACATATCCTGAAAATTCCTGACCTAAAGTTAATGGAGTAGCGTCCATTAAATGTGTTCTCCCGATTTTAACGATATCTTTAAAAGCAGCCGATTTTTCAGCTAGTGTATTTTTTAATTTTTCAACAGCAGGAATGGTTACTTCCACCACTTTTTTATAAGCAGCGATATGCATGGCAGTTGGATACGTGTCGTTGGAAGATTGGGATTTATTCACATCATCATTCGGGTGAATTTCCGATTTGTCCCCTAAAGTTCCGCCGTTGTTGACATGAGCTCTGTTTGAAATCACTTCATTCACATTCATGTTAGACTGGGTTCCCGAACCGGTTTGCCAGATCACCAAAGGAAATTGCTCGTTTAGTTTTCCTTCTAAGATTTCATCACAAACAGTAGCGATCATATCTCTTTTTTCGGCGGGAAGAACGCCCAAATCAGTATTGGTAAATGCTGCCGCTTTTTTTAAATAAGCAAAAGCTTCGATGATCTCGTGTGGCATAGAACCTTCCGGACCGATTTTGAAATTATTTCTGGAGCGTTCTGTCTGTGCGCCCCAAAACTTATCCGCAGGAACCTGCACTTCACCCATGGTGTCTTTTTCTATTCTGTAATTCATTGTGATTGAAATTTATTTTAATTTTTATTTGACCACAAAAGATTTATTTTAAATTTTAAGTTGAATAATAAAATCTTTAAAAGTTCACAAAAATGAAAATCTAATGAGTTCTTCTAAAACACTATTTAATTAAACTTAAAAATTACTAATGTGTTTAAAAAAATTTTGGGTCTTTTATGGTTAAAAATATTCTCCAATAAAATTACTCAATAATAAAAACCCTCGCAATTTATAATCATTATAAATATCAATCTAAGTCACTGATTTTACTCATGTTTTTTGCGTAAGCCGTATTTTTGCACCCAAAGAAAAAGTAGAATGGAATTTAGATATCAGGATCCGTATCCGATTCAGAAAGATGATACGGTGTACAAGAAGCTTACATCAGATTATGTAAAAGTTGAAAAACTGGGTGACAGAGAGATTTTAACCGTTGATCCGAAAGGTCTTGAGCTATTGGCAGAAGAAGCGATGGCAGATGTTTCCTTCATGCTTCGTTCTTCTCATTTGGAAAGTTTGAGGAGAATTATCGACGATCCTGAAGCTACAGATAACGACAGATTCGTTGCTTACAATTTATTGCAAAATGCTGCTGTAGCTGCTGAAGGAGCTTTACCTTCTTGCCAGGATACGGGAACGGCAATCGTGATGGGGAAAAAAGGAGAAAATGTGTATACGGGAGTAGATGACGGCGAATATTTAAGCAAAGGAATTTTTAATACTTATCAAAAAAGAAATTTAAGATATTCTCAGGTGGTTCCTTTAACGATGTTTGATGAGAAAAACTCAGGTTCCAATCTTCCGGCACAAATTGATATTTATGCTAAAAAAGGAGATTACTACGAATTTTTATTTTTAACAAAAGGAGGGGGTTCTGCCAACAAAACATTCTTATATCAAAAAACAAAATCTTTACTGAACGAAAAATCTCTGGAAGAGTTTATCAAGGAGAAAATTTCAGATTTGGGAACTGCTGCCTGTCCGCCTTATCATTTGGCTTTGGTAATCGGTGGAACTTCTGCTGAAGCTAATTTGGCGGCTGTGAAAAAAGCATCTGCAAAATATTACGACAATCTTCCGACGGAAGGAAACGAAGCGGGCCAGGCTTTCAGAGATCTGGAGTGGGAAGCTAAAGTTCAGAAAATCTGCCAGGAAAGTGCAATTGGAGCACAGTTTGGTGGGAAATATCTGACACACGACGTGAGAGTGATCAGGCTTCCTCGTCACGCGGCTTCTTGCCCTGTTGGAATGGGAGTTTCTTGTTCGGCAGACAGAAATATTAAAGGAAAAATTACGAAAGAAGGTATTTTCCTTGAGCAACTGGAGCAGGATCCGAAAAGATTTTTACCGGCAACGCCACCACATTTGGAGGAAGCGGTAGAAATTGATTTAAATAAACCCATGCAGGAAATTTTAGCGGAACTTTCAAAATATCCAATCAAAACTAGATTAAAATTAAACGGAACGCTGATCGTTGCAAGAGACATTGCTCACGCAAAAATCAAAGAAATTATCGATAGCGGAAAACCGATGCCTGAATATTTTAAAAATCACCCGATTTATTATGCCGGACCTGCAAAAACTCCGGAAGGAATGGCTTCAGGAAGCTTCGGGCCGACAACGGCAGGTAGAATGGATGTGTATGTGGATGAATTCCAAAGCCATGGCGGAAGCATGATCATGCTGGCAAAAGGAAACAGAAGTAAAGATGTGACAAATGCTTGTAATAAATACGGAGGTTTCTATTTGGGATCTATCGGAGGACCTGCTGCAATCCTGGCAAAAGATAATATTGTGTCTGTAGATGTAGTAGATTTCCCGGAATTGGGTATGGAAGCGGTAAGAAAAATTGAAGTAAAAGACTTCCCTGCGTTCATCATTACGGATGATAAAGGGAATGATTTCTTTGCAAATTTGGCGCATTAAAATAAAAAAGACAAATTGATGATAGACGAAAAGATAGTAGATTGTTGGTCTATTCTCTATTTGTGTATTATCTTCTTTGTCTACTTATTAGTTTAAAATTAAAATAAATAATAAAAATAGGGCGTATATCTTTTGTGTACAAAAATAAAAAGTCCTATTTTTGCCTAAAATCTTTAAGAAATGATAATGATTTTATCAGCATTTTGGCCGTTTTACCAGTTCCTTTGGACAATCTTTTTCTTTACAATGTTCCTTGTAGGATTCTGGTGTATTTTTATGTTCTTCGGTTTTGTAATTCCATTGTGGTTGACTGAAGGTTTAAAGGAGTATTTCGGAAAAGTGAAGCCATTCGATCCGGAAGATATCAGAAGAAAAATGATTTATGAACAGGAAGGAGTGGAAGTAATCTTCAGCGAGCCTAAAGGGAACGGTCCTTTCTTACACGATAGTCACGGACATCATCATTAATTGATTTTGTCATTGTTTTCTCACCTGAATTCTGAGAAAGCAATATCAAAGCAAAACAACATATATTAAACCACTTATTTTTGTAAGTGGTTTTTTCGTTTACCCATTTCTCAGTTTTTCCGGTGAGATGCCGAATTTCTTTTTAAATGCCCTTGTAAAATTCTGTACATATTCATATCCGCATTCTATGGCAATTTCTTTAATCATGATTTTTTTATTAATGATCATTTTTTTTGCTTTCAGCATTCTTAATTCTGCAATATAATCACTCACAGTAATGTTGTACTGAGCCTTGAATTCTTTTCGGATTTTATTCTGATTAATACCGATGCGTTTTCCGATTTCTTCAACTTTGATGTTTTCGTGATAATTTTCATCAACAAATTTTTTGATCATCGAAGGGATTTCCGGACTTTCTTCAACGGTGTTTTTTTCATTAAACTGTTCGAAAATCAGGATTAAAAGTTTAATAATTTTTGCTTCAATGAAAAGTTTCTGCATCACTCCTTTTTTAGAATAGCTTACAATTTCCTTTACAATCATATGCATTTCAACCGTCATGTAAGGCGGAGTCTGCTTATGAAGAAAAATATAATTGTTTTTGATCATATTTTCGAGAATATCAGCATTTTCTTTATTGGATTCAGGATTGATGAGGTGGAAAATATAGTCATAATTAATCTGAATTTGTAGATAATGCAGAGTTTCCAGATTTTCCGTCCAGAGCTCAGCTGTACTTTCCTGCGGCGAATAATGAAGTATGTACTGATTTTTTTTAAAACTAAATCTTGTCCCGCAATCCTGGGCTTCGAGATGAATATTCTGGCTCAGCAAAAAAAGTAAGTTAAAACTCGATTTCCCCTCAATCATCATCGATCTTGAAAATTTTTCAGGATACAAATCTTCCTGCAAACAAATTTCAATGTCATCGGATCTGAACAATATTTTTCTATCAGGTTGATTCTTCATTCGAGCATTTTTACGGTATGGTACAATTTTAAGCAAAAGCTGAGTACAGGATAACAAAAAGTTTGATAATGATAACCTGCGGTTAATAATGTCAGCTAATTTTGCACAAAATTAAATATAATTTAGAATAAATAAAAATAATAATAATTATGTTTGGAAAATTACATATTGCGGTGCGAAAAATGAGCGTGGGTTTAGGAGTTTTGGCTATCGCGGTGAGTTATGCATATGCCCAGCAATGGGAAGATGTAGGAGGTGTGGCAACCATTTCCGCGGGAGGAAGCAGTTATAATAATCTGGTAATCAACAATGGAAAATATTATGTTTCTTATTATGATACTTCTGTTGCAAAAGGTTCTGTACAGATGTTTGACGGAGCTTCATGGTCGTACGTAGGAGGAAGTGCGGGAATTACCAACGGGACGGCAACTTTTAATTCTTTAAGTTTGGATGGCGTAGGTAACTTATATTATACCAATCAGGGAACGGGGCTTGAAGTTCGTCAGTTCAACGGAAATTCGTGGACACAATTACCAAGTCCGACCACAAGCACAATTAATTATCAGGCTTCGGCAGTTTCTGCTTCCAATGTTTTATTTACCTATTCCACTCACAATTCCGGAACGGTTCAAAGGTATGTAAACGGAACCTGGGAACAGGTAGGAAACACAGGATTTTCAAACGGAGCTGCTTTTGCCGAAATGGTGATCGGGACAAATAATAAAGTCTATACCTGTAATACTTCAAGCGGAGTAAAAGTTTACGAGAATACAACGACAGCAACGGCTTCAGATAACTGGACTTTAGTGGGCGGAAGTATTGTAGATGCTTCTTCCTCCGGTGAGCAATATACTTCAGACATAGCGATCGACGCCAATAATAATTTGTATGTCGCTTATGTTTCCAATGTAGCAAACGGACAAAAATTAAATGTAAAAAAATTCGACGGAACAAACTGGATACAACTGGGAAATAGCAATTTTTCCAGTGGGAAAGTGCAACACGTTGCCATTGCGGTGACTTCCACAGGAACGCCTTATGTGATTGCAAGCCGTTGGGAAAATGATGATTATTTAAGAAATACAGCTTACAGATTAGATAACGCATCCCAAACCTGGACGACTTTTGGAGGAAATTTTATTTCAGACGGTCAGGCAACCTTCAATGATTTGGCAATTGATAAAGCCAATAATTACCTTGCTGCAGCCTATTCACAAAACGGAACGAAAGTGAAGAGAATTTCCCTTACTCCGGCTTGCAATAACACGGATCCGGGAACGAATACGGGAGATCTGGGCTGTGTTACATTCAATTACAGAGGCCAGTCTGTGACTTATACAACGGTAAGAGGTGCAGATGGAAAAGTGTGGTTTCAACAGAATTTGGGCAGCACAAAGGTTGCTTCTTCTTTTGATGATGTAGATTCTTTCGGAGACCTTTTCCAGTGGGGAAGATGGGATGACGGTCACCAGTTGAGAAATTCTGCCACGGCTACTACTCCTTCTACAAATTCTCCGGACGGATTATCAGGAATCAGTGCTTTCATCATTGGTTCAGGTTCCGGCTCATGGTGGGCGACAAATGCAACGAGTGATGCCTGGAATGCAGATTCAGCAGCGGCAATTTCTCAGGCAATCGGTGCAGATCCGTGCAAAGCAATCGGTTCGGGTTGGAAAATGCCTTCCCAGGCAGATTGGACAGGTTTGGTGAGCGCAGAAGGAATTGCCAATCCTGCCACAGCTTATTCAAGTTATCTGAAGTTACCAGCCGGAGGTAACAGAAGCAATACCACGGGTAGTTTCTCTTATGTTGGGCAGAGAGGATATTACTGGAGCTCAGACACAGCCAATACAGGCGGGAAATATCTGTACATCGGAACCACTATCGCCAATCCTTCATCCGGTGCACCAAGGGGACAGGGCGAGTCGGTAAGGTGTGTCAAAGATTTTACCGGATTAGCAACTTCAGATGTCAATAGTAAAATGAATTCAATCGGAATATATCCAAATCCTACCAATGGAATTTTAAATATTAAAACAGATTCATCCATTGAAAATGTAAATGTTATCAATGCTGTCGGACAAAAAATAAATGTTCAGTTCTCTAATCATCAGATTAATATACAAGGTCTTCCGAACGGGATGTATATTGTAGAATTAACATTAAAGAACGGGCAGAGCTTCTCTAAAAAAGTGGTGAAAAATTAATTTACACCTATTTGATTAATTGACAAAAAGCTTTTACTAAGCCTTTTGCTTTAAATATCGAGTTCATTTAAATTACATAGGAAATCCGGCGCGGGACGAAGTCCCGCGCCGGATTCTGTTTAAATAAAAAATATAGGTAAAATCTGAAAAGATTAAATGATATTAATTTCTACATGAATATTTCCTCTTGACATTTTAGAATAAGGACAAGTCTGATGAGCTTCTTCGGTAAGCAGTTTGGCAGTTTCATTATCGATTCCCGGAAGGCTTACATTCAAACGGGCCTGTAAAAAATAAGCATCATCTTCCATACATAGATCTACTTCTGCGTCTACAGCGGTTTCAGATGAAAGTCTGATTTTTCTTTTTCTCGCTGCGATTCCCAAAGCACCGATAAAACAAGCCGACCATCCTGCTGCAAAAAGCTGTTCAGGGTTTGTACCGGGTTCTGTTCCTCCGGGAGTTGAAAGTTTTACATTAAGATTATCGTCTGAACTTTTTGAAAATCCGTCACGTCCTCCTGTGGTGTGGGTTTTTCCTGTGTATAGTACTTTTTTTGCTTGTAAAGTTTGATTATTTTCCATCTTTAAAAAATTTAGATTGTTATTAATTGGTTTTTAAATTTCTGTGTCAAAATTAGCTTTGTTAAAAATTCTGTGTAACTATAAAATACATGAACCAGACATTTTTTAACTTAAATAAGACATTCCGAGTCCTGAATTATTTTGAATATCCATCCACTTCAACAATGGCATCTGCGAAAGATTTCGGATCTTCCTGAGGAACATTGTGCCCGATTCCTTTTAAAATTTTATGTGAATATTTTCCTGTAAATCGGTCTGCATAAGCTTTTCCGTCAATGGCCGCTCCGTCAAAATCACTGCTGATGGTAATTGAAGGAACTGTAATCACCGGGCGGGTAAAAAGTTTTTTCTCCAAAGCATCATATTTTGTTTCTCCTTTTGCTAAAGACAACCTCCAACGGTAATTGTGAATAACGATCGCCACATGATCAGGATTATTGAAAGACTGAGCGGTTTGGTCGTAAGTTGCTTTATCAAAATTCCATAAAGGAGAAGCGATTTTCCAGATCAGCTTATTAAAGTCATACGTATTGTCTTTATATCCTTTTTCACCGCGCTCTGTGGAGAAGTAATATTGATACCACCATCCCAATTCCGCTGCAGGAGGCAAAGGTTTTTTGTTGGCTTCAAGATTAGTGATCAAATATCCGCTTACGGAAACCAGTCCTTTCACTCGCTCCGGCCAAAGTGCCGCCATTACATCTGCCGTTCTTGCTCCCCAATCAAATCCTCCAACGATCGCTTTGTCGATCTTTAATGCATCCATCAAAGCAATAATATCACTTGCAACAGCCGATTGCTGCCCGTTTCTCATGGTCTTGTCAGAAAGAAAACGAGTGGTTCCGAAACCTCTTAAATAAGGGGTGATTACTCTGTATCCTTTCGCTGTCAGCATAGGAACTACTTCCTCGTAACTGTGGATGTCATAAGGCCATCCGTGAAGTAAAATGACTGGTGTTCCGTCAGAGGAACCTGCTTCTGTATAACCAATATTCAGAACTCCTGCGTCGATTTGTTTTAAAGTGCCTAATGAGCCTTTTGTTTGTTGAGCGTTTAACCCAAAACTGAAAATTAAAACTAAGATCGCACTGATCAAATATTTTTTAATAATAAAAATCTGTTGGGGTGTTGAGTTGTAAAGCATAATTATTAAGATTTTAAATTTGATGATTCAAAAGTAGGTTCTTACTCAGCTTAAAGCCATTGTAAATTAGCCGAACCGGACAAAACTTACGTTAAATAAGACAAAACGCAAGGTTAAATCAAAGTATTAAATTTATTAGTTAATGCATAGTATTTCAACAGGTTAATATTCATCTTTTTTCAATAAAAAATGAATAATTCTCAAAAAATAAATTACTTTC is a genomic window of Chryseobacterium wanjuense containing:
- the fumC gene encoding class II fumarate hydratase, translated to MNYRIEKDTMGEVQVPADKFWGAQTERSRNNFKIGPEGSMPHEIIEAFAYLKKAAAFTNTDLGVLPAEKRDMIATVCDEILEGKLNEQFPLVIWQTGSGTQSNMNVNEVISNRAHVNNGGTLGDKSEIHPNDDVNKSQSSNDTYPTAMHIAAYKKVVEVTIPAVEKLKNTLAEKSAAFKDIVKIGRTHLMDATPLTLGQEFSGYVAQLEFGLRALKNTLPHLSELALGGTAVGTGLNTPQGYDVKVAEYIAKFTNLPFVTAENKFEALAAHDAIVESHGALKQLAVSLYKIAQDIRLLASGPRSGIGEIHIPENEPGSSIMPGKVNPTQNEAMTMVCAQVLGNDTTISFAGTQGNYELNVFKPVMAYNFLQSAQLIADACISFNDHCAVGIEPNHERIKELVDKSLMLVTALNTHIGYENAAKIAKTAHKNGTTLKEEAVNLGLLTAEQFDEWVKPEDMVGSLK
- a CDS encoding fumarate hydratase — translated: MEFRYQDPYPIQKDDTVYKKLTSDYVKVEKLGDREILTVDPKGLELLAEEAMADVSFMLRSSHLESLRRIIDDPEATDNDRFVAYNLLQNAAVAAEGALPSCQDTGTAIVMGKKGENVYTGVDDGEYLSKGIFNTYQKRNLRYSQVVPLTMFDEKNSGSNLPAQIDIYAKKGDYYEFLFLTKGGGSANKTFLYQKTKSLLNEKSLEEFIKEKISDLGTAACPPYHLALVIGGTSAEANLAAVKKASAKYYDNLPTEGNEAGQAFRDLEWEAKVQKICQESAIGAQFGGKYLTHDVRVIRLPRHAASCPVGMGVSCSADRNIKGKITKEGIFLEQLEQDPKRFLPATPPHLEEAVEIDLNKPMQEILAELSKYPIKTRLKLNGTLIVARDIAHAKIKEIIDSGKPMPEYFKNHPIYYAGPAKTPEGMASGSFGPTTAGRMDVYVDEFQSHGGSMIMLAKGNRSKDVTNACNKYGGFYLGSIGGPAAILAKDNIVSVDVVDFPELGMEAVRKIEVKDFPAFIITDDKGNDFFANLAH
- a CDS encoding AraC family transcriptional regulator, with the translated sequence MKNQPDRKILFRSDDIEICLQEDLYPEKFSRSMMIEGKSSFNLLFLLSQNIHLEAQDCGTRFSFKKNQYILHYSPQESTAELWTENLETLHYLQIQINYDYIFHLINPESNKENADILENMIKNNYIFLHKQTPPYMTVEMHMIVKEIVSYSKKGVMQKLFIEAKIIKLLILIFEQFNEKNTVEESPEIPSMIKKFVDENYHENIKVEEIGKRIGINQNKIRKEFKAQYNITVSDYIAELRMLKAKKMIINKKIMIKEIAIECGYEYVQNFTRAFKKKFGISPEKLRNG
- a CDS encoding T9SS type A sorting domain-containing protein, translated to MFGKLHIAVRKMSVGLGVLAIAVSYAYAQQWEDVGGVATISAGGSSYNNLVINNGKYYVSYYDTSVAKGSVQMFDGASWSYVGGSAGITNGTATFNSLSLDGVGNLYYTNQGTGLEVRQFNGNSWTQLPSPTTSTINYQASAVSASNVLFTYSTHNSGTVQRYVNGTWEQVGNTGFSNGAAFAEMVIGTNNKVYTCNTSSGVKVYENTTTATASDNWTLVGGSIVDASSSGEQYTSDIAIDANNNLYVAYVSNVANGQKLNVKKFDGTNWIQLGNSNFSSGKVQHVAIAVTSTGTPYVIASRWENDDYLRNTAYRLDNASQTWTTFGGNFISDGQATFNDLAIDKANNYLAAAYSQNGTKVKRISLTPACNNTDPGTNTGDLGCVTFNYRGQSVTYTTVRGADGKVWFQQNLGSTKVASSFDDVDSFGDLFQWGRWDDGHQLRNSATATTPSTNSPDGLSGISAFIIGSGSGSWWATNATSDAWNADSAAAISQAIGADPCKAIGSGWKMPSQADWTGLVSAEGIANPATAYSSYLKLPAGGNRSNTTGSFSYVGQRGYYWSSDTANTGGKYLYIGTTIANPSSGAPRGQGESVRCVKDFTGLATSDVNSKMNSIGIYPNPTNGILNIKTDSSIENVNVINAVGQKINVQFSNHQINIQGLPNGMYIVELTLKNGQSFSKKVVKN
- a CDS encoding organic hydroperoxide resistance protein, translated to MENNQTLQAKKVLYTGKTHTTGGRDGFSKSSDDNLNVKLSTPGGTEPGTNPEQLFAAGWSACFIGALGIAARKRKIRLSSETAVDAEVDLCMEDDAYFLQARLNVSLPGIDNETAKLLTEEAHQTCPYSKMSRGNIHVEINII
- a CDS encoding alpha/beta fold hydrolase, which translates into the protein MLYNSTPQQIFIIKKYLISAILVLIFSFGLNAQQTKGSLGTLKQIDAGVLNIGYTEAGSSDGTPVILLHGWPYDIHSYEEVVPMLTAKGYRVITPYLRGFGTTRFLSDKTMRNGQQSAVASDIIALMDALKIDKAIVGGFDWGARTADVMAALWPERVKGLVSVSGYLITNLEANKKPLPPAAELGWWYQYYFSTERGEKGYKDNTYDFNKLIWKIASPLWNFDKATYDQTAQSFNNPDHVAIVIHNYRWRLSLAKGETKYDALEKKLFTRPVITVPSITISSDFDGAAIDGKAYADRFTGKYSHKILKGIGHNVPQEDPKSFADAIVEVDGYSK